Proteins co-encoded in one Bremerella sp. TYQ1 genomic window:
- the rlmN gene encoding 23S rRNA (adenine(2503)-C(2))-methyltransferase RlmN, translating to MPHWYDVTAWNERFGNDSQTVHSLRKFRTRWLKQGWAFEEALAELAPLAREIVSTEIDPHPLTLAERLDSELDGATKLLFRTDEGLMIESVILRAGTGRTSLCISSQIGCAAACRFCATGQMGIARNLSPSQILDQVVQANQILRDEERRVRNIVFMGMGEPLHNADHLHQVITALTSPLLFDYAPQRLLVSTVGIPDEMLRLDQQFPAVNLALSLHSADELGRQELIPLAKSVPLDRLRNTLLQLQLSDKRRIMIEYLMLEDRTDRPEDAEKLIGFLKNIHAHVNLIPYNSIDGADHLRGSSQAAREQFAGMLKAAGFPVTIRYSLGADIAAACGQLIQRENREIAKQLRTQSTSTP from the coding sequence ATGCCGCATTGGTACGATGTTACAGCCTGGAACGAGCGATTCGGCAACGATTCGCAAACCGTCCATTCCCTCCGCAAATTTCGCACGCGGTGGCTGAAGCAGGGCTGGGCGTTCGAAGAGGCTCTGGCCGAACTCGCCCCTCTCGCTCGGGAAATCGTTTCCACCGAGATCGATCCCCATCCACTCACATTGGCGGAACGTCTTGACTCGGAATTGGACGGAGCAACAAAGCTTCTCTTCCGAACCGACGAAGGCCTGATGATCGAATCGGTGATCCTTCGCGCGGGAACTGGTCGGACATCACTCTGCATTTCATCTCAGATTGGCTGCGCGGCCGCTTGCCGCTTCTGTGCGACGGGGCAAATGGGCATTGCCCGCAATCTTTCCCCTTCGCAAATACTCGATCAAGTCGTTCAGGCCAATCAAATCTTGCGAGACGAAGAACGACGTGTCCGAAACATCGTTTTTATGGGGATGGGAGAACCACTCCACAATGCGGATCATCTGCATCAAGTCATCACGGCATTAACTTCGCCGCTGCTGTTCGACTATGCCCCCCAGCGGTTATTGGTGTCGACCGTCGGCATTCCGGACGAGATGCTACGGCTAGACCAGCAGTTCCCGGCAGTGAACCTGGCATTGAGCCTACACAGTGCCGACGAGCTTGGCCGGCAAGAGTTGATCCCCCTCGCCAAAAGTGTCCCCCTCGATCGGCTAAGAAACACGCTCTTGCAACTTCAATTGAGTGACAAGCGGCGGATCATGATTGAATACCTGATGCTGGAAGACCGCACCGATCGGCCGGAGGACGCCGAAAAACTGATCGGTTTCCTGAAAAACATCCACGCACACGTGAACTTGATCCCTTACAATTCGATCGACGGTGCCGACCACCTGCGAGGAAGCAGTCAGGCCGCACGCGAACAATTCGCCGGCATGCTAAAGGCCGCCGGATTTCCGGTGACTATTCGCTACTCGCTCGGGGCCGATATCGCCGCCGCTTGCGGGCAACTGATTCAGCGTGAAAATCGAGAGATCGCCAAGCAGTTGCGAACCCAATCGACTTCCACCCCCTAA
- a CDS encoding DMT family protein, whose protein sequence is MSTILTTAFLLTLSNIFMTFAWYAHLKDLSTKPWIVAVLVSWGLAFFEYLIQVPANRIGFTQMDLGQLKILQEAITLTVFIPFAVYYMKQPLRLDFLWAGLCICGAVYFIFRGNTPG, encoded by the coding sequence ATGTCGACTATCCTGACCACGGCATTCCTGTTGACTCTGTCTAACATTTTCATGACGTTCGCGTGGTATGCCCATCTGAAAGATCTTTCGACTAAGCCGTGGATTGTGGCTGTGCTCGTGAGCTGGGGACTCGCATTTTTCGAGTATCTGATTCAGGTGCCAGCCAACCGAATTGGCTTTACGCAGATGGATCTGGGGCAGCTGAAGATCTTACAGGAAGCGATTACTCTGACCGTTTTCATCCCGTTCGCAGTTTACTACATGAAGCAGCCGTTGCGACTCGACTTCCTGTGGGCCGGTCTGTGCATCTGCGGAGCGGTCTATTTCATTTTCCGAGGGAACACGCCAGGGTAG
- a CDS encoding DUF202 domain-containing protein encodes MNTNTYHHWKFTLVGGGVTAIGLFLLSASYLNSDPEGGSGTMNSAGVATLVLGLGIFAYGVWSYLRHQPEEH; translated from the coding sequence ATGAATACCAACACCTACCATCATTGGAAGTTTACCCTCGTCGGCGGCGGTGTGACGGCGATCGGGCTCTTCCTGCTGTCGGCGTCTTACCTCAATAGCGATCCTGAAGGAGGTAGCGGCACGATGAATTCGGCCGGGGTGGCAACATTGGTGCTGGGCCTGGGGATCTTTGCGTATGGGGTTTGGAGCTATCTCCGGCATCAACCGGAAGAACACTAA